The genomic interval ACAGGAATGGTGGTCAGTTTCCCATCATAGGATCAGCTTTAGTCTATGGTGTAGCTTTAATGGGCGAATGTCCTGGCGTACCATTAGGTAGAAACTGCTGATTCGGTTCAGTAAGGTATGCTGATtgtatatgaaaatattaatgatAGATTTGTGAATTGTGGCCCTCAGTTACAAAGATCATGGACTGTTCTCATTTACATTAGCGCACGCCTTTTTTCATTCAGTAATTAAATTTCTGTTTCATGCCTGGAAAAAATAAGGGAGGATGTTTCAATGGCCCAAAGTCAAACTAGCTGTTTTTGCCAATGTTTGAGGTCTAACTAAAATGCTGAGGTCTAAAACACGACACTGATGGATCTGCAAGGATTGACCTTAACCCATAGAGAAAGATTATCATAAGTTGAATAAGAGGGTTCCCCCTTGGAAGACCCGTCATTCAACAAGGGAGGTTAATTGGTATCTCCTGCTGATTCTGAAAAGTCATGCTGCCAGCTCTGTCTGAACGTGAAATATTTCTGAGATAAATATCATCCAGTATGGTAGAACTGTTAAACTGAGGGCCTCCTTGTCCTTGAGAACCTTCTGTTCTGGTTTGATTCATGGAGCTGTAAATATAATATGTTTTTAGAATGCTGGAACTATATTCTGATGCATGgggtgcaaaaatattttatggatttttttaaTTGATGGAAAAGACGGgtcctaattttattttattttatttattatttttttttgtggaaCTTTGTCTCCCCGGTCATTATGATTTCCATTTAGAGTTGAAAAAAGGCCTTGAGGGTTTGGCACGGCAAGGCACTGACGTATAGGAGTGAGCAACTGAAAAGAAATGCCCTCTGAAGTGTAATACAATTCGTGACCTTGACCCATCTTTTTCGCCTCTTAGCTAATGGATTGGCCTACCATTTTGGCATTTTTATATTCTTCAATTGAAGGTGAAATCAGCTGGTGCAATTGTGTATGCCAGCCATTTCAAATATGTCTCCTCCACTCTGATTCTTGTGTTTTAACCTCTAGAAATCAAATCAGGGTTCTGTCATCACAAACCTTACATTTTACAAGTCCTCACCCACCACCCCCGCCCCCCCCAAAAAAATGCAGCGGCTTTTCAATTCAAGCTTGCACCAGTATGAGATAGCCAGGCAATTCTCAGGGACAGCGTTGGCATGGCGGCCGCTGCCCCTGTATAAGGGGCGTGCAAGCATTACACACACTCTTTTCTTCTTGTCTCTTCTCATTGTCGCTGCCTTCATCTCTTCTTCCTGGATTCGCCTTGTAAGTTATATTTCAATTATGCTAAACTTCTCAACAGTCCATAAATAAAAATTAGGCACAAGTGGAAAAACACACGTTGGTTAAGTGCTATTCTCTGGTTATTACATGATGCAGTATGGATTTCCAGGCAACAATTCGGTAGAAAACACAATTCCAATCTCAAACAAGCATCCAAAACCCCCGAAGCAAACTGAGTTTCCGCTCAATTGCACTGCCAAGAACCTGACTCAGACCTGTCCCAGAAACTACCCAACAGCATGGGAGTTTGATCACGACCTGCCATTGAACATTGAGTGCCCGGATTATTTTCGTTGGATCCATGAGGATCTAAGGCCATGGAAAGCCACAGGGATTACAAGGGGAATGGTGGAGAAGGCAAACAGGACTGCTCACTTTAAGCTGGTGATAGTGAAGGGCAAAGCTTATGTTGAGAAGTACAAGAAGTCCATACAGAGTAGGGACATGTTCACCTTGTGGGGGATTCTGCAGCTCCTGAGGAGGTACCCAGGTCTGGTGCCGGACTTGGAGCTGATGTTCGACTGCGATGACCGGCCAGTGATACGATCACGCCGTTACTGGGGGCCTAACGGGACCAGACTGTCACCACCGGCATTGTTTCGGTACTGCGGTGACAGGTGGACGGCGGATATTGTGTTCCCTGATTGGTCCTTCTGGGGATGGTGAGTGCTTGTTTCTGCTGGCTCTTTCTGCCTTATCCCCATATTAAAAACCACATGCTAGCTAGCCCAGACGCTtgccacacatttttttttttttgtcatttttatcaCAGCTTTGATAGACATGTGACCTACCATTAATTTTGAGTGTCTTGATCGAACAGTGCTGAAACTGTTTTTGGCCCTTAATGCCTTTTCAGAATTAACTAAGAGCCTTTCACTTTTTTTCTACATTTAGGGCAGAGATAAATATAAAACCGTGGGAGAAGTTGTTGAAAGATATGAAAGAAGGAAATCAAAGGAGGAAATGGATGCAAAGGGAGCCATATGCTTACTGGAAGGGAAACCCTTTTGTGGCTAAAACCAGGAGAGACCTCCTTACTTGCAATGTCTCGGACAAACAGGACTGGAATGCTCGCCTCTTTGTCCAGGTTCCTACTCTCCTCATATCCCATCCTTAATTATCTTTTCTGCCCTTAAATCACTACTCAActcgaaagaaaaaaaattttcaattatagAATTTTATAATCACTACGCAACCCggaataaaaaaaaatgctcaaTTATTGTATTTCAACTTTGGACATATGCACTGTGTATAAATGCGTGTAAAAGAAGCTTGATACTAGATCAAACAGCCAATTTTAATAACTATATACTCTGAGCTATCCATAATATTGACATGTAACCCATGTGAATGCACGCATCAACAATTTATATAACCTAGCTATTCAGGCAGGCAGTATGGTATTTTGTTTTTGGATCTGTCCGTGAGATGGGTATCTGTAAAGCTAGGATGGTTTTGGGTACTGAAATTCGACATCGTTTGTGGTTATCAATCTTTAATTCTTAAAGAATCTGCATACGGATGGGAGAACAGGGTAAAAGACTAAAACTATGTGGATATAATGCAGACCTATTAGGTACTGAAACCTGCTAATTAACTAGTTTTTCAGTTCCAAATTCGGTGTTCCATATATGCAGCAGCTTGCTTGCATGTAATATAATCGATAGGCATCGCATGCAGGATTGGATAGTTGAATCTCAGAGAGGATATGAACAATCAGATCTAGCTAGCCAATGCACATACAGGTGACAATTAGTAACACTCCTGATTTTTATTTTTGGCACATAAATATATGTACAAGTTTACTAATCCAATaataattttttcatttattcatacaTAATTCATATAGATACAAGATATACATTGAAGGATGGGCATGGTCCGTTAGTGAGAAGTACATTCTGGCTTGTGATTCTCCCACGTTGCTGGTAAATCCCCATTACTATGACTTCTTCACAAGAAGTCTGCAACCAGTTCACCACTACTGGCCTATCAGGGAAGACGATAAGTGCAGATCCATTAAGTTTGCTGTCGATTGGGGCAACAGCCACAAACAGAAGGTTACACCATCTCCtctttcatcatcatcatcatcatcaacaccttcttctttttcttcttcgaCTTGTTTTAAGGattcttctttttaaaaatattaggcGCGGGCGATTGGGAAAGCGGCAAGCGACTTCATCCAGGAAGAGCTAAAGATGGAGTATGTGTATGATTACATGTTTCATTTGCTGAATGAGTATGCTAAGCTCTTAAAGTTCAAGCCTCAAGTACCCAAAGGAGCTGTGGAGCTGTGCTCTGAGACGATGGCTTGTCCTGCAGATGGGTTAGGGAGAAAGTTCATGATGGAGTCCTTGGTGAAGGGTCCATCTGGTACCGCCCCATGCACATTGCCGCCTCCCTATGCCCCTTCAGTTCTTGGATCTTTTCTCAGGAGAAAAGCTAATTCACTTAAGCAAGTGGAGTTATGGGAGAAAAGGCATTGGGATAGTCAAACTAGGCAGCCTTAGCTAATTAATTAGATGTTTAGCCTCATGATAATTCTACattaattttttatcataaagTAGAGGGCGGCTAGTTAATCTAGCCCAAAATAAAAGATAACTACTTTGTCAAAGATATACAACAGGATGTTTGATTTGCAGAACGAATGGAGTAGGAAAGCAAGGAATGAAGTTTGAATGAAGAGCATGATATAATCAAGTGAAAATTTTAATTCTATTCTTCTCGATCTCATTTTGTTCTTGCATGCAAAACACATGTAAAAGGGTAATGTTGAATATGCTCTATATCATCGTGAAAGAATATGAGCACACAAATAGCAAATGTTTTTTAGTACAAAAACTctaatttaatatttgaaaataattatttttcccagtgtgctatgtgattgtagaatatccttaaaatttgaagagaaagttttataggacagctataagaccagctatgttatatggatcgaaatgttgggcgacgaaaaaatataatatccaaaaagtaaaagtaacTGAGATGAGTTCACagtaacaagaatcaattgtttttcaaaggccaagacgagaaattcgaaaacctgctcgatATACTGATATGATGGCCTATGCACCtctagttgtggatgataatgtttcttacactttcaaagaagcagtGAAGAattctgaatcagacaagtggaaaagaacGATATATGAAGAAATGCAGtttcttcatcagaatcagacttggaaGCTAACCCAGCTGCCCAAGgataagaaagcaattggttgcaaatgagtttatgtaaagaaagaatgattccagatgcaaataatgttcgctttaaagctagattggtagctaagggctacgcacagaaggaagacattgattataatgaggtattttcttcaattattaaacattcttccattcgaattttgttggctttggtagcacaatttgatcttgaactagctcagctcgatgtaaaaactacatttttacatggtgatttggaagaggaaatctatataaCTCAGCTAGATGGATTTTAGGttgctagaaaagaaaattgggtatgtaaactaggtaaatcgttgtatgatttaaaacaatctccaagacagtggtacaaatgatatcatcagtttatgatgggtcagaagtatatcagaaataaacatgatcattgtgtttatttttgcagactacaaaatggatcttttatatatttactcttgtatgttgatgatatgttgatagcttcaaagaatatggaagaaattaacaagttgaaaagtcagttaaatcaagagtttgagatgaaagatcttggtgaaataaagaagatacttggcatggagattcctagagatagaatgagaggaagagttagtttgtctcaaaaatagtatttgaagaatgtagtatagagttttggcatgtctgagcagtcaaaatcagtaagcactcctcttgctcctcatttcaaacttagtgcggctttatctcctaaatcagatgaggaacgtaagtatatgtcacaggttccttatgcaagtgttgttggtagtctgatgtatgcaatggtttgtactagacctgatatttcataAGCTGTATGGTGAGCAGATATATGCATGATtcaggtaaaggacattggcaagctatgaaatggattttgagatatattatgaatacgattgatgttggtatagtctttgagaaaaataatactattgatcaatgtgttgttggatatgtggattctgattttgtaggtgatttggataaacgttgatcaactactggatatgtttttacatttactaatggtctagtgagttggaggtctaccttacagtctaccattgccttgtctacaacaaaagcagagtacatggcagtttcagaggctgttaaggaaatTATttggttgcaggatttacttaaaaatttgggagttgtttagaagcacattgttgtgttttgtgatggtcagagtgctattcatttggcaaagaaccaagtctatcaTGCACGAACGAAAAACATTGACGTTCCGTTTCATTTTATGCgagatattattgatggaggcaagatacttcttcataagATTGTTACAACTGAAAATCGTGCAGATAtattgaccaagattgtgacaacaatcaagttcaaacattgtttggacttgatcaatatcctgcaagtctgaatattttttgaaggtgccgatgatgtggaactccagaaaatattggtgactaaaaaatttgttaaatttatcgtcaaggtggagatttgttgtttttttgtcccacattggtagaatagttccacattagtataaaaagttattttgaattttttgtattatttgtcccgcattggagagaagtgtttttggGACTTGAgattgaagttatataaagagctcaactctccatttataaaacacacatcaaaattgttactttgttaagaagtagtggattgatagttggcgcccgaggacgtaggtaattttatgtcgaacctcgttaatttcttgtcttgttctttttactgttttattattagtttttgttttgctttagtttcttttatattcaataacaatagttgtagtattgatgtttggcacaagtggggtgcccagcACAATAAGAtcgatgagtggtataacattgaaagataaattaaggaatgaatatattcatggtaagttaggtgtagctcctatagaagataagataagataagggagggacgactcagatggtttggacacttgtaacgtaggccTTACAatgcacttgtgaggaagagtgacttagttactgtggggggcagtagaaggggtagaggtagagtTAAATTAATTTGGGAGGAAATAGTGAGtaatgatttaatatctttgaatctatcaaaagaaacgGTTTATGATTCCATAAATTGacagaaaaagattcatataactgaccccacttagtgggactaagatttgattttgttgttgttgttgtaattatTTTCCCCACAATGTTCATAGCTAGTTATTGCATTTCGGGTTTGCATTTTGAGATTGGCCCAAGGTGGTAAGATTCACAATTTTCCTAGATATCTAATATAACATTATTTATCTCCATTttttgtctccaaattttcaataaacTCATTGATATGAATTTATACAAACGAACCCAAATTTTAGTTTTCCTTTTTTGTGTTATTTTTGttcaaaatcaaattaaagatcCAACTtacaagcaaaaataaaaaaaaaaatataagaaaaaactTGTATGCTTATTATTTGA from Malania oleifera isolate guangnan ecotype guangnan chromosome 9, ASM2987363v1, whole genome shotgun sequence carries:
- the LOC131164846 gene encoding uncharacterized protein LOC131164846, whose protein sequence is MQRLFNSSLHQYEIARQFSGTALAWRPLPLYKGRASITHTLFFLSLLIVAAFISSSWIRLYGFPGNNSVENTIPISNKHPKPPKQTEFPLNCTAKNLTQTCPRNYPTAWEFDHDLPLNIECPDYFRWIHEDLRPWKATGITRGMVEKANRTAHFKLVIVKGKAYVEKYKKSIQSRDMFTLWGILQLLRRYPGLVPDLELMFDCDDRPVIRSRRYWGPNGTRLSPPALFRYCGDRWTADIVFPDWSFWGWAEINIKPWEKLLKDMKEGNQRRKWMQREPYAYWKGNPFVAKTRRDLLTCNVSDKQDWNARLFVQDWIVESQRGYEQSDLASQCTYRYKIYIEGWAWSVSEKYILACDSPTLLVNPHYYDFFTRSLQPVHHYWPIREDDKCRSIKFAVDWGNSHKQKARAIGKAASDFIQEELKMEYVYDYMFHLLNEYAKLLKFKPQVPKGAVELCSETMACPADGLGRKFMMESLVKGPSGTAPCTLPPPYAPSVLGSFLRRKANSLKQVELWEKRHWDSQTRQP